In Nitrosophilus alvini, the following are encoded in one genomic region:
- a CDS encoding cytochrome c3 family protein, whose product MRRTEIAKIAAAAILALGVTSAMATITGSKHDLSATGGGTIKADAGQNNDEICVYCHTPHAANTDFAGAPLWNKATPSSGSFTMYGATAANTAGQTIAGTSTDQQPNAPSLACLSCHDGVSAINSIVNAPGSGGYNASGQLVAFGATAAGTAKTMPAGVTQIGTDLTNDHPVSITYVEGAASLKPTTTAVTGWSGASTIADLLRNGKVECVSCHDPHLGESDTFLRRNAGTVGEASNKGSKVCLTCHDK is encoded by the coding sequence ATGAGAAGAACTGAAATAGCCAAAATTGCAGCAGCAGCCATTTTAGCACTGGGTGTTACTTCTGCAATGGCGACCATCACGGGAAGTAAGCACGACCTTTCTGCTACAGGCGGTGGTACGATAAAGGCTGATGCAGGTCAGAACAATGATGAGATCTGTGTATACTGCCACACCCCGCACGCCGCTAACACAGACTTTGCAGGAGCACCGCTCTGGAACAAAGCTACACCTTCATCTGGTTCATTTACAATGTACGGTGCAACTGCAGCTAATACAGCTGGACAGACTATTGCAGGGACTTCAACTGACCAGCAGCCAAACGCTCCATCTTTGGCATGTCTAAGCTGCCATGACGGTGTTAGCGCTATCAACTCTATTGTTAACGCGCCTGGTTCTGGTGGATATAACGCAAGCGGACAGCTAGTAGCGTTCGGTGCAACTGCAGCCGGAACAGCAAAAACTATGCCTGCAGGTGTAACGCAGATAGGAACAGACCTTACAAACGACCACCCTGTCTCTATCACTTATGTAGAGGGTGCGGCTAGCCTTAAACCTACTACTACAGCAGTTACAGGCTGGAGCGGTGCAAGCACTATTGCCGATCTTCTTAGAAACGGCAAAGTTGAGTGTGTAAGCTGCCACGATCCTCACCTTGGCGAGAGCGACACTTTCCTTAGAAGAAACGCTGGTACTGTAGGAGAAGCTAGTAACAAAGGAAGTAAAGTTTGTCTAACTTGTCATGACAAGTAA